Proteins found in one Lysinibacillus fusiformis genomic segment:
- the rlmH gene encoding 23S rRNA (pseudouridine(1915)-N(3))-methyltransferase RlmH, protein MNITIVSVGKLKEKYLKMGIDEYVKRLGGYAKMDLIEVPDEKAPEQLSEAEMDIVKKKEGERILAKISPDAYVIALAINGKMKTSEQMAADIESLMTYGKSKIAFVIGGSLGLHDDVLKRADEQQSFGKMTLPHQLMKLVLVEQIYRSFRIMKGEPYHK, encoded by the coding sequence GTGAATATAACGATTGTATCAGTCGGCAAACTAAAAGAAAAGTACTTAAAAATGGGGATCGATGAGTACGTAAAACGTCTTGGCGGCTATGCAAAAATGGATTTGATTGAAGTGCCAGACGAAAAGGCACCTGAACAACTAAGTGAAGCTGAAATGGACATCGTCAAGAAAAAAGAGGGAGAACGCATCCTAGCGAAAATCAGTCCAGATGCCTACGTAATCGCCCTAGCCATCAACGGCAAAATGAAAACCTCCGAACAAATGGCAGCTGATATCGAATCTCTCATGACCTACGGCAAAAGCAAAATCGCCTTCGTCATCGGCGGCTCCCTCGGTCTGCATGATGATGTGTTAAAGCGTGCAGATGAGCAGCAATCTTTTGGTAAGATGACACTTCCTCACCAGCTCATGAAGCTCGTGCTAGTCGAGCAGATTTATCGTAGTTTTAGGATTATGAAGGGTGAACCGTATCATAAGTAA
- a CDS encoding CxxH/CxxC protein, whose amino-acid sequence MEKYSCESHINHALDMFVAEQKVFPIMDKIEEGEKLSTKCSYCEQPAEYIVSSK is encoded by the coding sequence ATGGAAAAATACAGCTGTGAAAGCCATATAAATCACGCTTTAGACATGTTTGTAGCAGAGCAAAAAGTGTTCCCAATTATGGATAAAATCGAAGAGGGTGAAAAGTTATCCACAAAGTGTAGCTACTGTGAACAGCCAGCAGAATATATTGTATCAAGTAAATAA